GCCCGCGATGTCGGGTGCCGAGCCGTGCACCGGCTCGAACAGCGACGGAAACTTGCGGTCCGGATTCAGGTTGCCCGACGGCGCGAGGCCGATCGTGCCCGTGCACGCGGGGCCCAGATCGGACAGGATGTCGCCGAACAGATTGGTCGCGACGACCACGTCGAAGCGGTCCGGGTTCAGCACGAACCGCGCGCACAGGATGTCGATGTGCTGCTTGTCCCAGCTGACGTCCGGATACTGCACGGCGATAGCGGCCGCGCATTTGTCCCACCAGGGCATGCTGATCGCGATGCCGTTGCTTTTCGTCGCGACGGTGATTTTCTTGCGCGCGCGGCGCTGCGCGAGATCGAACGCGAACTTCAGCACACGCTCGCTTCCGTGCCGCGTGAACACCGACTCCTGCAGCACGAATTCGCGCTCGGTGCCTTCGAACATCACGCCGCCCACCGACGAATACTCGCCCTCGGTATTCTCGCGCACGATCCAGAAATCGATGTCGCCGGCCTTGCGTCCCGCGAGCGGCGACGGCACGCCTGCAAACAGCCGTGCGGGCCGCAGATTCACATACTGGTCGAACTCGCGGCGAAACTTCAGCAGCGACCCCCACAGCGAGATGTGATCGGGCACGGTATCGGGCCAGCCGACCGCGCCGAACAGGATCGCATCGGCCGATTGCAGTTGCGCTTTCCAGTCGTCCGGCATCATCTTGCCGTGCTTCGCGTAGTAGTCGCAGCTTGCCCACTCGATGTGCTGATACTCGAGCTCGATGCCGAAGCGTTGGGTCGCGACCTCGAGTACGCGCAGCGCTTCGGGCATCACCTCGGCGCCGATGCCGTCGCCGGGGATGACGGCAATCCGGTATTTCTTCGACATTTTGTGCTTCTCCGTTGGGGACTTCTTGACGATTCGATAACGGTTATTTTATTCCCGCTGTTTGAGACTAAAATGGTCGCTTCAGTTAAGCCACTGTGCACGATTCGTGTATAAACCGCGCCGCCAGTCATCAATCTATGAGCGTTGACCCATCACCCGATCTCGGCGATTTGCGCGTGTTCTGTGAAGTGGCGCGCAAGGCCAGTTTCAGCGCGGCGGCGGAAGCCTTGTCGGTGTCCGCGGCGTATGTCAGCAAACGCATCAATGTGCTCGAGACAACGCTCGGTACGCGTTTGCTGCACCGTTCCACGCGGCGGGTGGCGATCACGGAAGCGGGCGAGCGAGTTTATACGTGGGCGGAAAAGATTCTCGACGACGTCGATCAGCTCGTGGAAGACGTCTCCACCACGCGCCGCATTCCCGCCGGCAAGCTGCGCATTTCCAGCAGCTTCGGCTTCGGCCGGCGCTTCGTCGCGCCTGCGCTTGCGCGCTTCTCCGAGCGCTATCCGCAGTTGAGCGTGCGGCTCGATCTGTTCGACCGTCTCGTCGACGTGGGCGGCGAAGGCTTCGACCTGGATGTGCGCATCGGCGACGAGATTGCGCCGCATCTGATCGCGCGGCGGCTCGCGTCGAATCATCGCGTGCTGTGTGCGTCGCCAGGCTACCTTGCGAGGCATGGCGCTCCGCGCCAGCTTGCAGAGCTTTCATCGCATGCGTGTCTTGCGATCAAGGAGCGCGACCATCCGTTCGGTCTATGGCGTTTGACAGTGCGCGGCGAGGTGGTCTCGATCAAGGTCACGGGACCGTTGTCGACCAATCATGGCGAGGCGGCGGTTCAGTGGGCGCTCGCCGGACGCGGCATCGTGCTGCGGTCGATGTGGGACGTGCGGCCGCTGCTCGAAAGCGGCCAGTTGCAGCAGGTACTGCCCGAGGTCACGCAACCGGCGAATCTGTGGGCGGTGTATCCGGCGCGGCTTGCGCAGTCAGCGAAGGTACGGGTTTGCCTGGACTTTCTGAGCGAGGAATTCGCGCAGTGGAGTCCACCGGCCGACGGAGATGCCGAGCGTTAATCACGCCACGCGAGCGTTGAAAGCCTAATGATGATTCTGCGAGAACAACGTTTCGAGCGGGTAATGACTCTTCACGAACGGCGACTTGATGATCACGTAGCTGAAGTACTTCGCGATACCGATATCGCGTTCCAGCAAACCTTCCACGATGCTCTGGTAATGGCTCACGCTGCGCGTCACGAACTTCAGCAGATAGTCATAGCCGCCGCTCGCCAGATGGCACTCGACGATCTCGTCGATGTCGCGAATCGCGTTCACGAACTTGATGAAGTCTTCCCGCCGATGGTCGGCGAGCGTGACTTCGGTGAAGACGATCTGCACGTCGCCGAGCTTTTCGAGCTGGATCTGCGCACCATAGCCGATGATGTAGCCGGCTTTCTCCAGACGCTTGACCCGGATCAGGCAAGGACTGGGCGACAGCCCGACCGCGTCGGCAAGCTCGACGTTGGTTATACGGCCTTTCTTCTGCAACTGGGAAAGTATGCGCAGGTCAATCCGGTCTAGCTTACAGTCGCTGCTCATCGTAACGTTGTCGCTCCCGCGATGGATCCAGGATGACCCTCCACTCTAGCATGCAGCCGCATGAGTTTTGACCTTCAACGCGGCGCGTACGTCGGCTTGTGCGAGAACGTCATCGAGGGTCTTTTCGAGCCTTTCGAACATCAGATCGAACTCGGCTTCGGTGTACGAGAGCGCCGGTGCGAAACCGAGAATGTTGTCGCCGAAGGCGCGGAAAACCAGGCGGTTTTCATACGCGGCGGCGGCGATCCGTTCGGACAGTTTCAACGCCGGATCGAAGCGCGCTTTGCTGTCCTTGTCGGCGACGAGTTCTAGTGCGCCGAGCAGGCCGCGGTAGCGCGAGTCGCCTACCAACGGATGCGCGAGCAGCGCGTCGAGCCCGCGCGCGAAACGCGGCGCGCGTGCCACGCCGTTCGCGAGCAGCCCGCCTTCGTGATACAGGCGCAGCACCTCGAGGCCGATGGCCGCGCTCACCGGATGCGCCGAATACGTATGGCCATGGCCGACGACCGCTTCGGCGTCGCCGTCCGCAATGCCCTGGTAGATTTCGTCCGACATCAGCACGGCGCCCATCGGCGCATAGCCGGCGGTCAGGCCCTTGGCCACCGTCATGAGATCGGGTTCGACGTTTTCGCCCTCGCAGGCGAACAGCGGACCCGTGCGGCCGAATCCGGTGATGACCTCATCGGCGACGAACAGAACGCCCAGCTTACGGCAGCTTTCACGCATCGCCTTGAGCCAGCCAACTGGCGGCACGATTACTCCGCCCGAACCCTGGATCGGCTCGCAGAAGAATGCGGCGACGTTGTCGGCGCCGAGCTCGGCCACCTTCGCTTCGAGCGCGCCCACCGAGGCGGCGATCAGCGCGGCATCGTCGGCGAAATCGTTGCGGTACGCGTAGGGCGACGGCAGATGATGCTGGTTCGGCAGCGGCAGATCGAAATTGCGGTGAAACGCGGGCAGGGCAGTGAGCCCGGCGCCCATGGTCGACGAGCCGTGATAGCCGCGTTGCAGTGCGATGACGTGCTTTTTCGACGGACGGCCCGTCGCGTTGAAGTAATGCGTGATGAAACGCAGCGCCGAATCCACCGCATCGGAACCGCCAAGCGTGAAGTACACATGTTGCAGCGAAGCAGGCGACAGCTCGATCAGCTTTTGTGCAAGTTCGATTGCCGGCTCGGAGCCGAAATGGAAATAGCCGGTCGCGTAGGGCAGCTTCTGCATCTGCGCGGTGGCTGCGTCGACAATGCTCTGCTGGCCGTAGCCCACGTTCACACACCATAGTCCGGAGAACGCGTCGAGCAGTTCGTTGCCGGCCGCGTCGCGCAGAAACGCGCCACTGGCGGATTCGAGCACGGTGACGCCGTGCGCTTCGTGCGTGCGGTAGTTGATGACCGGGTGAATCAGATGCTTGCGGTCGGCTTCGATGAGCGATTGAATCGGCATGATGGTTTCTCGTCGCGGGAAGGGGCTGTTGACCGTTCCATACTACTGAGCAACGACGATCGCTTGCTCACCTAAACAATTGCCTGAAAAGCGCGCGCGACGCGTTTTGATGCAGGGCCTCAGCATTTTCTGCTGCGAACGCTGAAAATCCGCGCCGCGCGGCCATTCGTTCGGCTGTGCGCTCAATAGCCCGCAGTGCGGTCAATCTGTCCCAGCATCGGCAAGCCTTCGCGATGACGGCGCAGATTCTCCAGCACCACCTCGACCGCGGTTTCCGGCCGCGTCGCGCTGGCGATATGCGGCGTGATGCGCACGCGCGGATGCGTCCACAGTGCATGGCCGGCGGGCAGCGGCTCGGGGTCGGTGACGTCGAGAATGGCGTTGTGCAGCTGGCCGCTTTCGAGTGCCGCCAGCAGGTCCTGCTGGTTCAGATGTGGTCCACGACCCGTTTGAATCAGCGACGCGCCACGCGGCAGCTTCGCGAACAACTCTGCGTCGAGCAGCCCGCGCGTGGCGGCTGTGAGCGGCAACAGGCAGATCAGGACAT
The genomic region above belongs to Paraburkholderia sp. HP33-1 and contains:
- a CDS encoding tartrate dehydrogenase codes for the protein MSKKYRIAVIPGDGIGAEVMPEALRVLEVATQRFGIELEYQHIEWASCDYYAKHGKMMPDDWKAQLQSADAILFGAVGWPDTVPDHISLWGSLLKFRREFDQYVNLRPARLFAGVPSPLAGRKAGDIDFWIVRENTEGEYSSVGGVMFEGTEREFVLQESVFTRHGSERVLKFAFDLAQRRARKKITVATKSNGIAISMPWWDKCAAAIAVQYPDVSWDKQHIDILCARFVLNPDRFDVVVATNLFGDILSDLGPACTGTIGLAPSGNLNPDRKFPSLFEPVHGSAPDIAGKHIANPIAMIWSAAMMLDFLGHSGGKERDAHDAILKAIEATLIEGPHTGDLGGKANTTEVGEAIAAKLA
- a CDS encoding LysR substrate-binding domain-containing protein; amino-acid sequence: MSVDPSPDLGDLRVFCEVARKASFSAAAEALSVSAAYVSKRINVLETTLGTRLLHRSTRRVAITEAGERVYTWAEKILDDVDQLVEDVSTTRRIPAGKLRISSSFGFGRRFVAPALARFSERYPQLSVRLDLFDRLVDVGGEGFDLDVRIGDEIAPHLIARRLASNHRVLCASPGYLARHGAPRQLAELSSHACLAIKERDHPFGLWRLTVRGEVVSIKVTGPLSTNHGEAAVQWALAGRGIVLRSMWDVRPLLESGQLQQVLPEVTQPANLWAVYPARLAQSAKVRVCLDFLSEEFAQWSPPADGDAER
- a CDS encoding Lrp/AsnC family transcriptional regulator, whose translation is MSSDCKLDRIDLRILSQLQKKGRITNVELADAVGLSPSPCLIRVKRLEKAGYIIGYGAQIQLEKLGDVQIVFTEVTLADHRREDFIKFVNAIRDIDEIVECHLASGGYDYLLKFVTRSVSHYQSIVEGLLERDIGIAKYFSYVIIKSPFVKSHYPLETLFSQNHH
- a CDS encoding aspartate aminotransferase family protein, producing the protein MPIQSLIEADRKHLIHPVINYRTHEAHGVTVLESASGAFLRDAAGNELLDAFSGLWCVNVGYGQQSIVDAATAQMQKLPYATGYFHFGSEPAIELAQKLIELSPASLQHVYFTLGGSDAVDSALRFITHYFNATGRPSKKHVIALQRGYHGSSTMGAGLTALPAFHRNFDLPLPNQHHLPSPYAYRNDFADDAALIAASVGALEAKVAELGADNVAAFFCEPIQGSGGVIVPPVGWLKAMRESCRKLGVLFVADEVITGFGRTGPLFACEGENVEPDLMTVAKGLTAGYAPMGAVLMSDEIYQGIADGDAEAVVGHGHTYSAHPVSAAIGLEVLRLYHEGGLLANGVARAPRFARGLDALLAHPLVGDSRYRGLLGALELVADKDSKARFDPALKLSERIAAAAYENRLVFRAFGDNILGFAPALSYTEAEFDLMFERLEKTLDDVLAQADVRAALKVKTHAAAC